The following coding sequences are from one Nicotiana tabacum cultivar K326 chromosome 1, ASM71507v2, whole genome shotgun sequence window:
- the LOC107766284 gene encoding putative plant SNARE 11 — protein MASLTGVSEELGEIEGQISDIFRALSNGFQKLEKIKDSNRQSRQLEELTGKMKECKRLIKEFDREVKDLEYKNDADTTKMLNEKKQSMIKELNSYVALKKQYASNIENKRVDLFEGPGEGFAEENGLLASNMSNQQLMDQGNRMMDETDQAIERSKKVVHETVNVGTETAAALKAQTEQMSRIVNELDSIHFSIKKATQLVKELGRQVATDRCIMGLLFLIVVGVIAIIIVKIVNPHNKDIRDIPGLAPPAPSRRLLAYPY, from the exons ATGGCTTCGTTGACTGGTGTTAGCGAGGAGCTCGGGGAAATCGAGGGACAGATTTCGGATATTTTCCGAGCTCTTTC AAATGGATTTCAGAAATTGGAGAAGATTAAGGATTCGAACAGGCAGAGCAGGCAGTTGGAGGAGCTAACAGGAAAGATGAAGGAATGTAAGAG GCTTATCAAGGAGTTTGACAGAGAAGTAAAGGATTTGGAATATAAAAATGATGCTGACACAACCAAGATGCTGAATGAGAAAAAGCAATCAATG ATCAAAGAATTGAACTCTTATGTTGCTCTGAAAAAGCA ATACGCAAGCAATATTGAGAACAAGCGAGTAGATCTTTTTGAGGGTCCTGGTGAAGGGTTTGCTGAAGAAAATGGCTTGCTAGCTTCAA ATATGAGCAATCAACAACTGATGGATCAAGGAAATAGGATGATGGATGAGACAGATCAGGCCATTGAGAGGTCAAAAAAG GTGGTTCATGAAACTGTAAATGTTGGAACAGAAACTGCTGCAGCACTGAAGGCACAG ACTGAACAAATGAGCCGGATAGTCAATGAGCTAGACTCGATCCATTTTTCGATCAAGAAGGCTACGCAGTTGGTCAAGGAACTCGGTAGGCAG GTTGCAACTGATCGTTGTATTATGGGCTTGCTCTTTCTGATTGTGGTTGGGGTCATAGCAATCATTATTGTGAAG ATTGTAAACCCACATAACAAAGACATCCGGGACATCCCTGGATTAGCCCCTCCAGCACCCAGTCGAAGATTACTTGCTTATCCTTACTGA